Proteins encoded within one genomic window of Aerococcus viridans:
- a CDS encoding IS30 family transposase, whose protein sequence is MNPYTHLTMNERETIFLMYEQGETIGHISETLDRSKSTISRELHRNSNKDGSYSPSTAHGEYKRRKQLCGRHRTLDKDSIFQLVKRLFLNEQWSPEQISGRLNLENAKNKISYNTIYRAIYRGDFDEPGLSTGNRGAIRKLRHRGKTRHSKNHVERRGKIPISNTIHERPDSANERTEIGHWEADTVAGQTGKACLVTLVDRKSRLLLIGKSEKKASKPVVDQMIKLLQGIDSDFCKTITPDRGKEFSQHARLTEELNNTQIYFPDPHAPWQRGSNENTNGLLREYSPKGVDLTDATDEEIQGWATKLNTRPKKCLNWKTPYEIFYKTVLHLI, encoded by the coding sequence ATGAATCCATACACACATCTTACCATGAACGAGCGAGAAACAATATTCCTAATGTATGAACAAGGCGAAACTATCGGGCATATATCCGAGACCCTAGACCGTTCTAAATCGACTATCTCAAGAGAATTACATCGTAATTCAAACAAGGATGGCAGTTATTCACCGTCAACTGCTCATGGAGAGTATAAACGTAGAAAACAACTATGTGGCAGACATCGCACGCTAGATAAAGACTCTATTTTCCAGTTGGTCAAACGACTATTTCTCAACGAACAATGGTCTCCAGAACAAATTTCTGGTCGTTTGAACCTTGAAAATGCCAAAAATAAAATCAGTTATAATACTATCTATCGTGCAATTTATCGTGGCGACTTCGATGAGCCTGGTTTATCAACCGGTAATCGAGGCGCTATCCGTAAATTAAGACACAGAGGTAAAACACGCCATTCTAAAAATCACGTAGAGAGAAGAGGAAAGATCCCTATCTCCAATACGATTCATGAACGACCTGATAGCGCTAATGAACGAACTGAGATTGGTCATTGGGAAGCAGATACAGTTGCAGGTCAAACTGGTAAAGCGTGCTTAGTAACGCTAGTTGATAGAAAATCTAGGTTATTACTAATCGGTAAATCTGAGAAGAAAGCTTCTAAGCCGGTAGTTGACCAAATGATTAAATTACTACAAGGTATTGATTCTGATTTTTGTAAAACCATTACACCTGACCGTGGTAAAGAATTCAGTCAACACGCCCGATTGACTGAGGAATTAAATAATACGCAAATTTATTTTCCAGATCCTCATGCCCCTTGGCAAAGAGGATCTAATGAGAATACAAATGGACTCCTTAGAGAGTACTCACCGAAAGGTGTTGATTTGACAGATGCAACTGATGAAGAGATACAAGGTTGGGCAACGAAATTAAATACACGTCCCAAAAAATGTTTGAATTGGAAAACACCTTATGAAATCTTTTATAAAACTGTGTTGCACTTAATTTGA
- the cspD gene encoding cold-shock protein CspD: MEQGKVKWFNAEKGFGFIERSGADDVFVHFTAIQGDGFKSLEEGQEVSFEIEDGNRGPQAANVVKA, from the coding sequence ATGGAACAAGGTAAAGTTAAATGGTTTAACGCAGAAAAAGGTTTTGGATTTATCGAACGCAGCGGCGCTGACGACGTATTCGTTCACTTCACAGCTATTCAAGGTGACGGGTTCAAATCTTTAGAAGAAGGTCAAGAAGTTTCTTTCGAAATCGAAGATGGAAACCGTGGACCACAAGCAGCTAACGTTGTTAAAGCATAA
- the radC gene encoding RadC family protein: MTENHVLLKTTIHELPEEIRPRERLMTHGAESLTMYELLAIVLRTGNRSLNAIQLAMKIIQHFGTRYDLRTASYHDLIQLPGVGPAKAVEIQAAIEFGRRLYQSNQEKLGVIMSTKDAGNYCIEKLKDLQQENVMALYLNTKNQIVKEKTIFVGSLNASVAHPREIFKEGVRASAARIIVAHNHPSGNPSPSQADINFTRRLAEVGDLIGIEILDHIIVGGDAFLSLQEYGIFE, from the coding sequence ATGACTGAAAACCACGTGTTATTAAAGACAACGATACATGAGCTACCAGAGGAGATTAGGCCAAGGGAACGGTTGATGACCCACGGGGCGGAATCGTTGACTATGTATGAGTTATTGGCTATTGTATTACGGACGGGGAACCGGAGCTTGAACGCTATTCAATTGGCTATGAAAATTATCCAGCATTTCGGAACGAGGTATGATTTACGTACGGCTTCTTACCATGATTTGATCCAATTGCCAGGTGTTGGACCAGCTAAGGCGGTTGAAATACAGGCTGCTATTGAGTTTGGTCGGCGCTTATACCAATCTAACCAGGAAAAATTGGGCGTGATCATGTCGACGAAAGATGCGGGGAATTATTGTATTGAGAAGTTGAAAGACCTACAGCAGGAAAATGTGATGGCCTTATATCTAAATACAAAAAATCAAATCGTTAAAGAGAAGACCATATTCGTTGGAAGTTTAAATGCTTCAGTTGCACATCCAAGGGAAATCTTTAAAGAAGGGGTTCGGGCGTCTGCTGCGCGAATTATTGTCGCCCATAACCATCCGTCCGGTAATCCGTCGCCTTCTCAGGCGGATATCAACTTTACTAGACGGTTGGCTGAAGTGGGGGATTTGATTGGCATAGAAATACTGGATCACATCATTGTAGGTGGCGATGCTTTCTTAAGTTTACAGGAATATGGTATTTTTGAATGA
- a CDS encoding formate--tetrahydrofolate ligase, translated as MLTDIQIAQQNALAPISEIAEKIGFNVDDIDLYGKYKAKVPAKTLEKIESNENGKLILVTAINPTPAGEGKSTTTVGLGDALSQRGKSTMIALREPSLGPTMGVKGGAAGGGYAQIQPMEDINLHFTGDMHAITTANNTLSALIDNHIHQGNELAIDVRRVTWKRAVDLNDRALREVTVALGGIGNGFPRQDGFDITVASEIMAILCLATDLEDMRARFARIVIGENRDRQPITVADLGAEGALTLVMKDAIAPNLVQTLEHTPAFVHGGPFANIAHGCNSVVATHAALKLADYVVTEAGFGADLGAEKFMDIKVPVLGKAPDAVVIVATIRSLKMHGGVLVKDLNEGENVEAVTAGFANLQKHIETMQNFQVPVVVCVNEFVTDTEAEEQVVLDKCAELGVVCVKSSVWADGGQGGLDLADAVVTAIEGNDQEFKATYAYEETNLEEKARAIVQKVYGGRDVVFSKKAQNQMRRFEKNGWGNLPICMAKTQYSLSDDPKSLGRPEDFDVTVRELVPKIGAGFIVALTGDVLTMPGLPKHPAALDMDIKKDGEITGLF; from the coding sequence ATGTTAACAGATATTCAAATTGCCCAACAAAATGCGTTGGCACCGATAAGTGAAATTGCTGAAAAAATTGGTTTTAATGTGGACGATATCGATTTATATGGAAAATATAAGGCCAAGGTACCTGCAAAAACCTTGGAAAAAATTGAATCGAATGAAAACGGCAAGTTGATTTTGGTGACAGCTATAAACCCGACCCCTGCAGGTGAAGGGAAATCGACAACTACAGTCGGTTTAGGGGATGCTTTGAGTCAGCGCGGCAAGTCAACCATGATCGCCTTACGTGAGCCTTCGTTAGGGCCAACTATGGGGGTTAAGGGTGGTGCTGCCGGTGGTGGTTACGCGCAAATCCAACCGATGGAAGATATTAACCTGCATTTCACAGGCGACATGCATGCCATTACAACAGCCAATAATACCTTATCTGCTTTAATCGACAACCACATCCACCAAGGGAATGAATTGGCTATCGACGTCCGCCGGGTGACTTGGAAGCGGGCGGTTGACTTGAATGACCGTGCTTTACGCGAGGTTACAGTAGCCTTAGGTGGCATTGGGAACGGCTTCCCGCGTCAAGATGGATTTGACATTACGGTGGCGTCAGAAATTATGGCGATTTTGTGTTTAGCGACAGACCTAGAAGACATGCGTGCGCGGTTTGCCCGGATTGTCATTGGGGAAAACCGCGACCGTCAACCAATTACTGTAGCTGATTTGGGGGCTGAAGGTGCTTTAACCTTGGTCATGAAGGATGCTATTGCGCCGAATTTAGTGCAGACTTTAGAGCATACGCCAGCATTTGTGCATGGTGGGCCATTTGCCAATATCGCCCATGGTTGTAACTCAGTTGTGGCGACACATGCAGCCTTGAAACTAGCGGATTATGTGGTGACTGAAGCAGGATTCGGGGCTGATTTAGGGGCCGAGAAATTCATGGACATTAAAGTGCCCGTCCTTGGAAAAGCGCCGGATGCAGTCGTTATTGTAGCGACTATTCGTTCATTGAAAATGCACGGTGGTGTTTTAGTGAAAGACTTGAATGAAGGCGAAAATGTTGAAGCGGTGACGGCTGGTTTTGCCAATCTGCAAAAACATATTGAAACCATGCAAAATTTCCAAGTGCCAGTGGTTGTTTGTGTGAATGAATTCGTGACGGATACCGAAGCGGAAGAACAGGTTGTCTTAGACAAATGTGCTGAGCTTGGGGTGGTGTGTGTGAAATCATCTGTATGGGCTGATGGTGGCCAGGGTGGTTTGGACTTGGCGGACGCTGTCGTTACTGCAATTGAAGGTAATGACCAGGAATTTAAAGCGACTTATGCTTATGAAGAAACAAATTTAGAAGAGAAAGCCCGTGCTATTGTACAAAAGGTATATGGCGGACGTGATGTTGTCTTTTCTAAGAAAGCTCAGAATCAAATGCGTCGTTTCGAGAAAAATGGCTGGGGTAATTTACCAATCTGTATGGCGAAAACCCAATATTCACTATCTGATGATCCAAAATCTTTGGGTCGACCAGAAGACTTTGATGTGACCGTACGTGAATTGGTGCCCAAAATTGGGGCTGGCTTTATTGTGGCCTTGACGGGTGATGTGTTAACGATGCCTGGCTTGCCAAAACATCCAGCAGCCTTGGATATGGATATTAAAAAAGATGGCGAAATCACTGGTTTGTTCTAG
- a CDS encoding HAD family hydrolase — MKTSVIFDMDGLMLDTEKVYAQVNQEGFASLGIEFTMDDYLKYVGVGEKETLQMYEEAIGDREAAEALLAREDKRYLEIIKDKAPDLKDDLIKVLDTLAAKNVDCYVASSTNIETVEYLLEATGIRKYFKGVLGGDQVENAKPDPEIYLKVVADFNLDKEKTIVLEDSIHGVNAAYQAGLDVIMVPDLVAPDDETYDRVLAVVGRLGDALPFLD, encoded by the coding sequence ATGAAAACATCAGTAATTTTTGATATGGACGGGTTAATGCTAGACACTGAGAAGGTCTACGCCCAAGTAAACCAAGAAGGATTCGCATCGTTAGGCATTGAATTCACCATGGATGACTACCTAAAATATGTTGGGGTTGGCGAGAAGGAAACCCTTCAAATGTACGAGGAAGCCATTGGTGACAGAGAAGCGGCAGAAGCTTTATTGGCCCGCGAAGATAAACGATACCTTGAAATCATCAAAGATAAAGCGCCTGATTTAAAAGACGACTTGATCAAAGTGTTGGATACGTTAGCAGCTAAAAATGTTGATTGCTATGTCGCGTCATCAACAAATATTGAAACAGTAGAGTATTTACTAGAGGCAACAGGCATCCGGAAATACTTCAAAGGTGTGCTTGGTGGTGACCAAGTAGAAAACGCTAAGCCCGACCCAGAAATTTATCTAAAAGTTGTGGCTGATTTCAACTTAGACAAAGAAAAAACAATCGTATTAGAGGACTCTATTCATGGCGTGAATGCCGCTTATCAAGCAGGTTTAGACGTGATCATGGTTCCTGATTTGGTAGCGCCGGATGATGAAACCTACGACCGCGTTTTAGCAGTCGTTGGCCGTCTTGGTGACGCCTTACCATTTTTAGATTAA
- a CDS encoding bifunctional folylpolyglutamate synthase/dihydrofolate synthase codes for MKLAILMHNMAQIEQWMAMYTKSTPKDFSRMASVLDRYDHPELKTPAIHVTGTNGKGSTCRYIEQMATAHGYSTLLFTSPHLTSLTERIRHNKENIDDQAFIHLMNEVRHHIEALNIEAMSYFEVLTLAFFIYAGQVDVDILIVEVGIGGKKDYTNIFPHAVRVITSIGKDHIPDLGKDEFAITKQKAGIMRQGDTMIVGEIAPEYLAIIQDKVTQEEGQLISYKLQPQMDIPQLGFYQVWNARTAYGAFAAFTKENGLYFNQQTAIAAIQATALPGRMELIANQPTTYIDGAHNISAIKGLLEVLKATFADKKIIMYFSSLDRKEINDSLDYIQAHSDIELYVTTFDYEEARKENDYLATTDAKFVNNWYDDYKQSAPANVDAVVVFCGSFYFISEVREKLQSEDIYENISNF; via the coding sequence ATGAAATTGGCTATTTTAATGCACAATATGGCGCAAATCGAACAATGGATGGCAATGTACACCAAGTCGACGCCAAAAGATTTTTCGCGGATGGCAAGCGTGCTTGACCGCTACGACCACCCAGAGTTAAAAACACCCGCAATCCACGTGACTGGTACCAACGGCAAGGGGTCAACCTGTCGTTATATCGAGCAAATGGCGACAGCTCACGGTTACTCGACCCTCCTATTCACGTCACCACATTTGACGTCCTTAACCGAACGTATTCGCCACAATAAAGAGAATATCGACGACCAAGCATTTATTCACCTGATGAACGAAGTCCGTCACCATATCGAAGCTCTAAACATCGAAGCTATGTCCTATTTCGAAGTCCTCACTTTAGCTTTCTTTATATATGCGGGCCAGGTGGACGTCGACATCCTGATCGTTGAAGTAGGGATTGGTGGCAAAAAAGACTACACCAATATTTTCCCGCATGCCGTCCGGGTCATCACTTCTATTGGTAAAGACCATATTCCCGATTTGGGTAAAGATGAATTCGCCATTACCAAGCAAAAAGCCGGCATTATGCGCCAAGGGGATACCATGATTGTTGGGGAAATTGCCCCAGAATACTTGGCTATTATCCAAGACAAAGTGACTCAAGAGGAAGGTCAATTGATTTCTTATAAATTGCAACCGCAAATGGACATTCCACAACTTGGTTTTTACCAAGTATGGAATGCGCGGACAGCTTACGGGGCTTTTGCCGCTTTTACAAAGGAAAACGGCTTGTATTTCAACCAACAAACAGCCATTGCAGCTATTCAAGCGACGGCTTTACCAGGTCGGATGGAATTAATCGCTAACCAGCCAACCACCTATATTGATGGCGCCCACAATATTTCAGCCATTAAGGGGTTGCTAGAAGTATTAAAAGCAACTTTTGCAGATAAAAAAATAATCATGTATTTTTCAAGTTTAGACCGTAAGGAAATTAACGACTCACTGGACTATATCCAAGCACATTCAGACATTGAATTATATGTCACCACTTTTGATTATGAAGAAGCAAGAAAAGAAAACGATTATTTAGCCACGACAGATGCGAAATTTGTGAATAATTGGTATGATGATTATAAGCAATCCGCACCAGCAAATGTAGATGCCGTAGTAGTGTTCTGTGGCTCTTTCTACTTTATCTCTGAAGTGCGAGAAAAACTACAAAGTGAGGATATCTATGAAAACATCAGTAATTTTTGA
- a CDS encoding ISL3 family transposase: MSHTSIIKQLCGIYDNNIDITIPKSMHLLPLEKYHEINHFVLHGVLTYKPKACMHCGVKNTGNRDIIKHGFKLAIIRLPNTATNPVLLKLQKQRFYCKHCAQTFIAETPLVEKFCCISKTIKSQISSELVETQSMRLIAKRYHVSSPTVARTLMKASMGLSPKGNYLPNHLGVDEFKSTNRVANAMSAVLVDTHNRRLIDIVVDRKQASLIDYFSSFTWTARSSVKTVSIDLYTPYLEVIRTCFPNAKIVIDRFHIVKLLNETINSIRIKVMNAIKTSRPSDYNKLKKQWKLLLKNAEDLNFTDTHYVRQFGEAISEQRIVDYLLSISHELLVTYTLMNELKYAISTHDINIFNEILRGTKNQTLPSRTRRTIRTLAKFLPYIHNALKYTVSNGPTEGINNKIKLIKRTGFGYSNFHHLRARILVQFKLNYKPSNPKPYTFDGMAS; this comes from the coding sequence ATGTCCCATACATCTATTATAAAACAACTTTGCGGTATTTACGACAATAATATTGATATTACAATACCAAAATCTATGCATCTGTTGCCACTTGAAAAGTATCATGAAATAAATCATTTCGTTTTACATGGGGTTCTTACGTACAAGCCTAAGGCTTGTATGCACTGTGGTGTAAAGAATACTGGTAATCGAGATATCATCAAACATGGCTTTAAACTAGCTATCATTCGATTACCGAACACAGCTACTAATCCTGTTTTACTTAAATTACAGAAGCAACGCTTTTATTGTAAACATTGTGCACAAACTTTTATCGCTGAAACACCATTAGTTGAAAAATTTTGCTGTATTTCTAAAACCATTAAAAGTCAAATTAGCTCCGAATTGGTTGAAACGCAATCTATGCGGTTAATCGCTAAACGTTATCATGTCTCTTCTCCAACAGTGGCCAGAACTTTAATGAAAGCAAGTATGGGACTATCACCTAAGGGAAATTATCTCCCGAATCACCTCGGTGTAGATGAGTTTAAATCGACTAATCGTGTAGCCAATGCGATGAGTGCTGTCCTTGTGGACACGCATAATAGAAGGCTAATTGATATTGTCGTTGATAGAAAACAAGCGTCGCTCATCGATTACTTTTCTTCTTTTACCTGGACTGCTCGAAGCAGCGTGAAGACAGTTTCGATTGATTTATATACACCTTATCTAGAGGTCATCCGCACATGTTTCCCTAATGCGAAGATTGTCATTGATCGATTCCATATAGTAAAGCTGTTGAATGAAACAATCAATTCTATTCGTATTAAAGTGATGAATGCTATCAAAACAAGCCGTCCATCGGACTACAATAAACTCAAAAAACAATGGAAATTGTTGTTAAAGAACGCTGAAGATTTAAATTTCACGGATACACATTATGTTCGTCAATTTGGTGAAGCGATATCAGAACAACGTATTGTTGATTATCTTTTGAGTATCTCACACGAACTTTTAGTTACTTATACCCTGATGAATGAACTAAAATATGCCATTTCAACTCATGATATCAATATTTTCAATGAAATCCTACGTGGGACTAAGAACCAAACTTTGCCAAGTCGTACGAGAAGAACTATCAGAACATTAGCCAAATTCTTGCCTTATATACATAACGCTTTAAAATATACTGTATCAAATGGTCCTACCGAAGGTATTAATAATAAAATTAAATTAATTAAACGAACAGGTTTTGGATATTCGAACTTCCATCATTTACGTGCAAGAATTTTAGTCCAATTCAAATTAAATTACAAACCATCCAATCCTAAACCTTATACATTTGATGGGATGGCAAGCTAA
- a CDS encoding valine--tRNA ligase, whose translation MKETNMSTKYQPNAVEEGRYDKWVASGVFAPNEDKTAEPYSIVIPPPNVTGKLHLGHAWDVTLQDMSIRQKRMQGYDTLWLPGMDHAGIATQAKVEAKLAEEGISRYDLGREKFIDQVWDWKEEYAETIRQQWGKMGISVDYSRERFTLDDGLSEAVRKVFVDLYNKDLIYRGEYIINWDPKAQTALSDMEVIYSDDNGAFYHISYPLTDGSGSLEIATTRPETLLGDTAVAVHPDDDRYTHLVGKTITLPLVGREIPIVADDYVEREFGTGIVKITPAHDPNDFAVGNRHDLPRINVMNADATMNENAGEFAGMTREEARKAVVAALDEQGFLIRTEEMVHSVGHSERTGVVVEPRLSTQWFVKMRPLADNSLENQDTEDRVDFYPPRFENTFKTWMENAHDWVISRQLWWGHQIPAWYHKETGEMYVGMEAPADSENWEQDPDVLDTWFSSALWPFSTMGWPDTDAEDFKRYYPTSTLVTGYDIIFFWVARMIFQGLEFTGRRPFKNVLIHGLIRDSQGRKMSKSLGNGVDPMDVVNEYGADALRWFLATGSTPGQDIRYNEEKLEAAWNFINKIWNASRYAIMNLDDLTYDEIDLSNVNEIKDQWILTRLNETIASVTANFDKFEFGEAGRSLYHFIWDEFCNWYIEMAKETLQGEDEAAKATTRSVLAYTLNNILRLMHPIMPFVTEEIWAHIPHKEASIVTAAYPTVDENLSNPKAASDMNYVISLVKAIRNARNKQNVALSKPIEIIVKPRNAEIGQALEDNIAFINRFTNPESFTIDTSAVAPDQAVTLFFDGGDIYLPLAGFINIEEEIARLEKELTKWQSEVDRVEKKLSNERFVANAPEAVVEEERQKGKDYQEKLASTKERIAELQG comes from the coding sequence ATGAAAGAGACTAATATGTCTACTAAATACCAACCGAATGCGGTTGAAGAAGGTCGCTATGATAAATGGGTAGCATCTGGTGTATTCGCCCCTAATGAAGATAAAACTGCTGAACCATATTCAATTGTTATTCCACCTCCCAATGTAACAGGTAAATTGCATTTAGGTCATGCTTGGGATGTGACTTTACAAGATATGTCTATCCGTCAAAAACGGATGCAAGGATACGATACTTTATGGTTACCAGGTATGGACCACGCGGGTATTGCGACGCAAGCTAAGGTTGAAGCAAAATTAGCCGAAGAAGGTATTTCTCGTTATGACCTTGGCCGCGAAAAATTCATTGACCAAGTGTGGGATTGGAAAGAAGAATATGCTGAAACTATCCGTCAACAATGGGGTAAAATGGGTATTTCTGTTGATTATTCTCGTGAACGTTTTACCTTAGATGACGGTTTAAGCGAAGCTGTGCGTAAAGTCTTCGTTGATTTATACAATAAAGACTTAATATACCGCGGTGAATATATTATCAACTGGGATCCAAAAGCACAAACTGCCTTATCTGATATGGAAGTGATTTACTCTGATGATAACGGTGCATTCTACCACATTTCATACCCATTAACAGATGGATCAGGTTCGTTAGAAATCGCTACAACACGTCCAGAAACCCTGTTAGGGGATACAGCGGTTGCAGTTCACCCGGATGACGACCGTTACACCCACTTAGTTGGTAAAACCATTACTTTACCGCTTGTTGGCCGTGAAATTCCAATCGTTGCGGACGATTACGTAGAACGTGAATTTGGGACTGGTATTGTAAAAATTACTCCTGCCCATGACCCTAACGACTTTGCAGTAGGGAACCGTCATGATTTACCACGGATCAACGTGATGAACGCTGATGCAACAATGAACGAAAATGCTGGTGAATTTGCTGGCATGACTCGTGAAGAAGCCCGTAAAGCAGTTGTTGCTGCCTTAGACGAACAAGGTTTCTTAATCCGCACAGAAGAAATGGTCCACTCAGTGGGTCACTCTGAGCGTACAGGTGTCGTTGTTGAACCACGTCTTTCAACACAGTGGTTTGTTAAAATGCGTCCATTAGCGGATAATTCATTAGAAAACCAAGACACTGAAGACCGTGTTGATTTCTACCCTCCTCGTTTTGAAAATACCTTTAAGACTTGGATGGAAAATGCCCACGACTGGGTTATCTCACGTCAATTATGGTGGGGCCACCAAATTCCAGCTTGGTACCACAAAGAAACTGGTGAAATGTATGTCGGTATGGAAGCACCTGCTGACAGTGAAAACTGGGAACAAGATCCAGACGTATTAGATACGTGGTTCTCATCTGCCTTATGGCCGTTTTCAACTATGGGGTGGCCAGATACAGATGCAGAAGACTTTAAACGTTACTACCCAACATCAACATTGGTCACTGGGTATGACATCATCTTCTTCTGGGTTGCGCGTATGATTTTCCAAGGGTTGGAATTCACTGGTCGTCGTCCATTCAAAAATGTGTTAATCCACGGTTTAATCCGTGATAGCCAAGGGCGTAAGATGTCTAAATCTCTAGGTAACGGGGTTGACCCAATGGATGTTGTTAACGAGTATGGTGCAGACGCTTTACGTTGGTTCCTAGCAACTGGTTCAACACCTGGTCAAGATATTCGGTATAACGAAGAAAAACTTGAGGCAGCTTGGAACTTCATCAACAAGATTTGGAATGCTTCTCGTTATGCCATTATGAACCTTGATGACTTAACGTATGATGAAATTGATTTATCAAACGTGAATGAAATCAAGGACCAATGGATTTTAACACGTCTAAATGAAACCATTGCATCAGTTACCGCAAACTTTGATAAGTTTGAGTTTGGTGAAGCAGGTCGTTCATTGTACCACTTCATCTGGGATGAATTTTGTAACTGGTATATTGAAATGGCCAAAGAAACCCTACAAGGTGAGGACGAAGCAGCGAAAGCAACAACTCGTTCAGTATTGGCTTACACATTAAACAACATTCTACGTTTAATGCACCCAATCATGCCGTTTGTAACAGAAGAAATCTGGGCGCATATTCCACACAAAGAGGCCTCAATCGTTACAGCTGCGTACCCAACAGTAGATGAAAACTTATCTAATCCAAAAGCTGCTTCTGATATGAACTACGTTATTTCATTGGTTAAAGCAATCCGTAACGCCCGTAACAAACAAAACGTGGCCTTATCTAAACCAATTGAAATCATTGTGAAACCACGGAACGCTGAAATTGGTCAAGCCCTTGAAGACAATATTGCCTTCATTAACCGCTTTACCAACCCAGAAAGCTTTACGATTGATACAAGTGCTGTAGCACCAGATCAAGCCGTAACCTTATTCTTTGACGGTGGAGACATTTACTTACCATTAGCTGGTTTCATTAACATCGAAGAAGAAATAGCTCGCCTGGAGAAAGAATTAACCAAATGGCAATCTGAAGTAGACCGGGTTGAGAAGAAATTGTCTAACGAACGCTTTGTGGCCAATGCTCCTGAAGCTGTCGTTGAAGAAGAACGTCAAAAAGGTAAAGATTACCAAGAGAAATTAGCTTCTACTAAAGAAAGAATCGCTGAATTACAAGGTTAA
- a CDS encoding rhodanese-like domain-containing protein produces the protein MINFVTISWLILIVVLLVWGGFWLYSYLLRRNNATMISQEDFQQTMQSAQIIDIREANEFNSAHIFGARNVPYSTLQQGVPGFSKSRPIYLYADVHSLTGRAAKKLKDAGYDKIYILKGGLSEWEGKTKRQD, from the coding sequence ATGATCAACTTTGTTACTATCTCTTGGCTTATTTTAATTGTCGTATTATTGGTTTGGGGAGGCTTCTGGTTATACAGCTACCTATTGCGTCGTAACAACGCAACCATGATTTCTCAAGAAGATTTCCAACAAACCATGCAATCAGCACAAATTATTGATATCCGAGAAGCAAATGAATTCAACTCTGCCCATATTTTTGGTGCCCGTAATGTACCATATTCTACTTTACAACAAGGTGTGCCGGGCTTCAGTAAATCACGTCCAATTTATTTATACGCTGATGTGCACAGTTTAACTGGCCGTGCAGCGAAAAAATTAAAAGACGCTGGTTACGATAAAATCTATATCTTAAAGGGCGGCCTGAGTGAGTGGGAAGGCAAAACAAAACGTCAAGATTAA
- a CDS encoding ROK family glucokinase — protein MTKKIFGIDLGGTSIKLAVVSIEGEIIDKWSVPTDTKEDGQHIIPDLILAVQEKMLENNWTNEDILGIGMGSPGFVNREKGTVAGAYNLAWVEEQPVADLIRSHFNADWPILIENDANVAALGEQWKGAGDHADNVVLVTLGTGVGGGVIVNDQLVVGQGAAGEIGHMFSKDGGRKCTCGQHGCLETVASASGIVWTAGELAYTMDDTGSTIQGRIFNGDPVTSEDIFRAAEAGDRFAEAVVDETMGHLGRALGQVAAVTNPEYILIGGGVANAGQYLLDKVTDYFHNSVYPGVGQTTSIRLATLGNDAGVYGAASLVMKNI, from the coding sequence ATGACTAAGAAAATATTCGGTATCGACCTTGGTGGTACATCAATAAAATTAGCAGTTGTTTCAATTGAAGGCGAAATTATTGATAAATGGTCAGTGCCTACAGATACTAAAGAAGACGGCCAACACATTATTCCAGATTTAATTCTAGCTGTTCAAGAAAAAATGCTAGAAAATAATTGGACTAACGAAGATATTCTAGGCATTGGTATGGGGTCTCCAGGCTTTGTGAATCGGGAAAAAGGTACGGTTGCTGGTGCATATAACTTAGCTTGGGTTGAAGAACAGCCCGTTGCAGATCTGATTCGTAGCCACTTCAATGCAGATTGGCCAATTTTAATCGAAAACGACGCTAATGTTGCGGCTTTAGGTGAGCAATGGAAGGGTGCCGGTGACCACGCGGATAATGTTGTCTTGGTGACTTTAGGTACTGGTGTTGGTGGTGGTGTTATTGTCAATGACCAATTGGTCGTTGGACAAGGTGCTGCTGGTGAAATTGGGCATATGTTCTCTAAGGATGGTGGCCGTAAATGTACTTGTGGTCAACATGGCTGTTTAGAAACTGTGGCCTCTGCGTCAGGTATCGTATGGACTGCTGGTGAATTAGCGTATACTATGGATGATACGGGTTCTACCATTCAAGGTCGTATTTTTAACGGAGACCCTGTAACGTCTGAAGATATCTTTAGAGCGGCCGAAGCGGGTGACCGTTTTGCAGAAGCTGTTGTTGATGAAACGATGGGACATTTAGGACGTGCATTAGGGCAAGTGGCTGCCGTAACTAATCCAGAATATATTTTAATTGGTGGTGGGGTTGCCAATGCTGGTCAATACTTACTAGATAAAGTAACAGACTATTTCCACAATTCGGTATATCCTGGTGTTGGACAGACCACAAGTATTCGTCTAGCTACTTTGGGGAATGATGCAGGTGTGTATGGTGCTGCGTCACTAGTTATGAAAAATATTTAG